The sequence TGGCAGCAGCCTTTGTGGGGTGAGGACAAGAGCACGTGGGACTCGCCCTGGGCTTCTCGCCCCAGTGCCCTGGGCGGCGTCCCAGTCTCACTTTGTCCTCACAGCAGCCCCGGAGCTGTGGACACTGGTGCCCCTTTTCAGAAGAGGGAGTGGGCAGCTCCTGGAAGGTATGGAACTTCCCCCGGTCACGCAGCCAGCAGCTCCCAGAGACTCGCTCAACACCCGGGGACTCTGCTGCTCCCCTGAGGATTTTGCATTGAAACAGATGCTTCCGTTATATCTTTTAAGAGTTTAAAAGAGTATAGAATATTTTGTATCACATTAATCgagtctttctcttttgtttttctcctttttaaaagattgttgAAGGTGAGTGGTCTCCGCTCCTTTTCCGTTGGGTTCTGGTGCAGAATGGATGAGGATGAGGGGTGCAGAGCTGTGGGCCTTGCCAGCGCAGGAGGCGGCAGGGCAGTCAGTCCTCTTCCTGCTGAAGACGGGGAGGGGGTGGCCTCCGTGCAGCTGGGACTGGCCTTccccaggcaggaaggagggtggATGGTGAGGGTGCTGGGGCCGGGAGGCTCCTGCCCTGAACGGGAACTCACACTTCAGAAGGGAGGCGGCCAAGGAGGAATGCGAGGAGGCTGCGCCAGGACCACGCCGACAGCTGTGTGGTGAGCAGTGATGACGAGGAGCTGTCCAGGGACAGAGACGTCTATGTGACCACCCAGACCCCCCGAAATGCCAGGGAAGAGGCAGCTACAGGACTCAGGTACCACTGTGCCCACTGCTCTGCTGGGGACGCGCTCTCTTGCCAGGAAGCCTCTGGGTACTCCCCTTCTCGTCCTCTCCAGTTTTCAGTGGAGAGgctgaggcaggaggcagggtgggTATTAGAAAGACTagaccctcaggagttcccgtcgtggcgcagtggttaacgaatccgactaggaaccatgaggttgcgggttcggtccctgcccttgctcagtgggttaaggctctggcgttgctgtgagctgtggtgtaggtcgcagacgtggctcagatcctgtgttgctgtggctctggcgtaagccggtggctacagctcgaattcgacctccagcctgggaacctccatatgctgcgggaacagcccaagaaatagcaaaaagacaaaaaaaagaaagaaagaaagaaaaagaaagactagaCTTTCAGAAAGGGCTTGAAGCAGCTGGGTGGCAGGTGGGTCCTGAGCTGTCCTTGGCTCTTCCCACTGTGACCAGGGTGCCGGGCACCTGCAGGCAAAGGGAATAGCCCCACTGGCCCCAGCCTCCTGCAGTGGGAGTGCTTGGAGGAAGGGGTGGCAGACGCAGCCCCTGCCCCAGAGAGGCTGGAAGGCGAGGCTCTGAGAGAGCACAGGCCAGGGGTAGAGGGGACAGGTGACTCTAGCTGTTTGTCCCTCTCTTGCCTCCATCTCCCACCTCCCCTTTCTCATAGCGCCACTCCCCGTTGGGGCAGCtggctttttcttctctcctgggTGCCTGTGATGAGGCAGGGTACAGGGATGGGGCTGCTTCGGGGAAGCCCTTAGTCAGTCATTGGACGTTTGAGTTGCTGAGGCACTGACCCGAAGCACTGTGATTCCAGGCCCTCTGGCACCGTCAGTTGTCCGATCTGCATGGACGGGTACTCAGAGGTGAGTGGACCTGGCTGTGCTTCCCTGCTTCCAGTTTTCAGACTGCTCCCGTGAAAGGATGCATTGAGAGCACGTCTTCTCACTGGGCAGGATTTGACACCTCCGCGTCGCAGTCACGCCTGGGCTGGCACGTGGCTTTTCATAGATCTGGGAGGGTGAAGTGCCGTTTTCATGGGCCCTGCAGTCCTGAACTCTGGCCCCTTTGTTTTCTGGGCTGCCCTGTGCAAGTGCCTCAGTTCTCTGTGTTCCCTGTCCAGCCTCTGCAGAAGTTACGGGTGCTCACTGTGGCCCCTGACCTCTGAGCCCTCTGGCTCCGCCCTCTGGGTGCCCTCAAAGCCCTGTGGGTTGTCGCTGCTGGAGAAtggcccctgcctctgccctcagcTCCAGAGGCACCACTGGCACTGGCTGAGCTTTAGTCCTCCCGTCCAGCCCTGGCCCTTCTCTTCTCAGGCGTCACCTTAGGCCTGGGCGGGGCGGGTTCCTGGCGGCTTCCGCTGCTTTGGGACAAGAGCAGACATGGAGGCGGTGCTTTGGTGTTTTCTAGATTGTGCAGAACGGACGTCTCATCGTTTCCACAGAATGCGGCCATGTCTTCTGTAGCCAGTGCCTCCGCGATTCCCTTAAGAACGCTAACACTTGCCCAACTTGCAGGAAAAAGATCAACCAC comes from Phacochoerus africanus isolate WHEZ1 chromosome 10, ROS_Pafr_v1, whole genome shotgun sequence and encodes:
- the RNF4 gene encoding E3 ubiquitin-protein ligase RNF4; translated protein: MSTRKRRGGAVNSRQAQKRTRESPSTPEMALEAEPIELVESAGDEIVDLTCESLEPVVVDLTHNDSVVIVEEGRRPRRNARRLRQDHADSCVVSSDDEELSRDRDVYVTTQTPRNAREEAATGLRPSGTVSCPICMDGYSEIVQNGRLIVSTECGHVFCSQCLRDSLKNANTCPTCRKKINHKRYHPIYI